ACTATAAAGTCCGGTGCCTGTGTACTAGGGTTCCAGGTGTATGATTGATAAAGTCTGACCTGGGTGATTGTTGCCCCAGCAGGTATAGTATAGTTTGCGGGAGTCCACTGCACTACACATGGATTGGTCCATCCAGTGCTGACGTATTTAGAGGTTCCAGTGGAGTATATTAGGTCATACTGGCCTTCAAATATTTTCTGGGTTTCCATATCACTGCCGTTTGTGTATCTGGTACCTTTATATCCATTATAGAACACAGTTCGCAGCATATTGAATATATTATTAGTTTCATTGGTTTCTGGTATTTCACTATCAGAGTCTGCAAATATATTTATCGAGACTTCTCCAGTTGTTGTTGGAGCATAACCTGTGAATGTTACCGTGGTGGTGGCTCCTGCAGCTAGACCATCTACCCTGATGGTTTCAATGTGTCCATCTACAGTTAAGCGTATATTAAATGCCCCCACAGCATCCAGTCCATTGTTTTTAAGAGTTACAGTGATGTTGTTGGGTTCATTGGCAAATAATTGCTGATGGTCTGAAGATGCACCGGTATTAAATGCTACGTTGGTAACATTTATATCGTAGTTAGCTGCTTCTTTTACTACCAATGCTGCTAATACGCTTTTAAATGAGGATCCAGTTGTTAGACTGTATTGTAAATTACTATTAACACCCGGTGTTACATTACTTGTTACATCCCACTGGTGGTATTCGAAGAAATTAACTGGTGAAACCGGGTCTGCACTAGTTAAATTTTGACCATTGAATGAGTATCCTCCATCTTTACTAGATAGTGCCACGTTATAAAGGGTGGCATTAGCTATATCTGCAGTTACTGTACTGGTGTTAAATAATGTGGTTGATGGAGATGAAGCAGCATTGATCCAGTCCTGTCCTGCGTTTACCCAGTAGTGGATTCTGTCTGTATCGCCGTCGTTGTATGCTACTACCAGGGCCATTAATTTCAACCGACCATCAAAGTTGTAGCCGTCTATGGCTTCAGTTTTCACATACAGTGAAGGGTTAGTACAGGTTATGTAGTCCGTTACATCGTACCATACCAGGTAATCAGAATACACTTTTGTGCAGTGGTCATTTAACCAGTAAACTGTCCCATTTGTACCTGCAGCTATATTCATTTCTTCCTGACCAAGGGTTGTTTCATAAGTACCATCACCATTACCATCTAATTTGGTGGTAGTATTTAATCCGTAGCTGTTTGTTGCAGATCCACCATATACATTGACATAAACTCTTGCCCACTGAATATCAGTATAGTTAGGAATATCATATGTCTTGTTGAATTCACGAGAAGGAACACTTGATTCCTGATCTGTCCATGGTACTGGTTGGTCTGCATCAATATACAAACCTCCAGAAACAGTACCGTTTTGTGTGTCATTTTGTGGTAGTGTTTCTGCTGATGCAGCCCCACTTAATACCAGCACACACAACATGAAAAGAGTTATAAATAAACTTTTTTTCTTAAAATTGTTGAGTGAAACTTTGTTCACCTCCTATTAATAACATACTTCAATTTATTCTTTGAAATAAGTTTTTTTATCGAATATTTAATGAAATAGATATTTCTTGTCCCTATTTTTTTCTTGAAAGTCCCAAAAATCAGTTAGTATATGACCGCCTCATATCCCCTCCACTAATTTTATGAACTTTATCTCCTTGTTTCTCATATATATTACTATTTATTATCTTTTTATTATTACTAAATTAAGGTTTTTGGAACTTTTCGTAATAACAATGAACTGAATAAACCACACCGAGGGAGAAAAAATTCAAATATTAGAAAAAGTCCGCAATAAAATGAATTAATGCAGCCACTAGACACAATAAAAGGTTTATTTTTCAATAAAGCAAAAATAAAAGCTATTTAAATCCAGAATAATACTCTAAAATCAATAAAAAAAATGAGTAATAATAAACTCTAAAAAATAGTGAAAAAAGTAATAACAAATTGTATATAACTAATAATAACCTAATAATTAACAATTAAGAATGAAGAGGGGATAATATTAAAAATAGAATAATATTTATGATTATATTGATTTTAATATTCCTTGGAAGTGGAACTGTTTTTGCGGGAAACAGTGGGGATCCACTGAACACCACCCAGAATGGAACTGTGAGTGGTGGTGTTTACACTGATTCATATTATGGGTTCAATGAATCCAGCCAATCAAGTGGTTCATCGAATATAGTGACCAAAGACTTTATGGACCTTCCCCAGAACGCTACAGTAAAGTGGGCGCAATTGAGTGTGGTAATATACAGTGGCAGCCAGACTGCTAATTATAGCGGATATGCCAATGTGAGCTTCAATGACCACCAGATAGGATACGAACATCTAAGCAGCTCTTATACCATGAATACCACTGCTTTATGGCTCAATGATCATGTGAACCGAGTAAGCAGTGATTATTTAATGTTCTATGATGTTACTGATTTAGTGAAAACCCAGAACACCGCTACAGTCATAACCACCCCTACAGGTAGTTTTGACGGAAGGATAAAATTAATTAACTTAGTAGTGGCCTACGACGATGGCGACACTGATGAAATATTCTACTGGATCAATTTTGGGCACGAAGCTCTAAACACAACCATAGGAACTACTTATTTTAATGGCACCATAGCAGGGGAGATAAAGGATGCTAATTTGACGGTAGTGCACCTGGCCAGTAACGATGGAAAATATTTATTTAATGGCAACAACATCCCTGCTGGAAGCCCTCAGGGAACTTATTCTGGTTCAAATACATGGAATGTGACGGATTACTGCATAAATACTCCAGTCAATATCCTTAATTACAATAATCTCGATGGATTTTTCTATAAAATTATGATGAGTATTTTAACAGTTAAATACGAAGCACCTGCCACCAACGACCCTGATTTAAAAATACCAAGCATCGAAACTTCTCAACTATTACTTAACCAGCCCAGCCAGGTGCTGGTAAATATTTTCAACAGCGGTAATAGCAGTGCCAGCTCATTTTATGTTAAACTATTTGATGGGGCCACAGAAATTGGAAGTAAATTAATATCCAATTTAGATGCATGGAGTAGTACATCTGTATCTTTTAACTGGACTCCCGACAGTGCCGGTTATCACAACCTTAAAGCAATTGTAGACACAGAAAACACGGTTGATGAGAGTAATGAAACCAATAACCAACTTACACTGCAAGTTCTGGTTGAAAAATTACGTCCAGATTTAACGGTGCTTAATTTAACCCTGCCTTCATCCAGCTCAGTGAATACAACTTATAATATAACAACCGTGATTGCCAATACTGGTTTAAATCAGAGCGCTTCATTTTTAGTCAAATTATTTGACAATGGACAGGAAGTGGGAAGTCAAAGCATTAATAATTTAAATGTTAATGAAAATAGAACTCTAACATTTTCATGGAAACCAAACACCATCGGATCACATATCCTAAAGATAGTAATAGATCCATTAAATGTGATTAATGAAACTAATAAGACTAATAATGAATTATCACAATCAATACTGGTTAAAGAAGCAGGTAAAATAGTAGTGTTTTTAATTAGTGACACCACCGGAACCAACATATTGAACACCGCGGCACTGGAAATATTGAGTGAATATCCTGAGAGGTTCATTATCCAGATTAGGAGTAACAGCCAGGTGGGGAATATGACTGATAGCGAACTTGTCAGTTACCTTTCAAGCTGTGACGTTTTTATTGGGGAATGGTTAAGTACCAGTGTAGGCACAAAACTGCTTTCGATTTTAAAGTCCCAGCCAGCGCTGGCCAATAAATCTGTTTTTCTGATACTGGAACCACCAGTATCCTCATTATCTGAATCTGTAGAATTAATGAAATATTCAACTATAAATGGAGTTAAATTACTCAGCAGTTACAACACAACCCAACTAACCAACTATTACAATAAAACCTCCCGTGGAACCGAATACAGTGACGTCTTAAGCTACATTAATTCATGTGGTTTCCCCTCATTATACAATCAAGCCACTTTATACAAAGATTTAAATGACAAGGATAACCTTAAAAATCAGATATTATGGGCCCTGAACCTGGCAGGAGCAGAAGTAACCTACCTTAACCCAACATATTCCATAGGTAAACAGGATTATGGAATCTACCGTCACAAGTGGTATGTTAAGTGGGATTCCACCACCAATCAATATGTTATGGATCTGGAAAGTTACATGGCAGATTACTTTGTAAGTGGCCGGCCCTGTGTGGGTTTAATTGAAAGTACCATGTATCTGGAAAGTGAGATGCTTCAACCATATTACGAGATAATTGAAGCCTTAGAAGCTAAGGGTTTGAATGTAATACCTGTTCTGGCAGCCGGTGGAAGCAGCACTCAACTTAAAGTAATGCTTCAGGCATTTACCAATGCCACTGATGTGGTGGCCTTCGTTAACAACACCTCAAATTATTTAATAAGAGTAGATGCTGTTATTGAGATGCCTGCCTATGGATTAGGTGGAGATAATTTCACCAGCACCACCGACTTTTTTAATGCCCTGAATGTCCCTATTATACGGGCCATTCACTCAGATAGTATCACCAATGAACAGTGGGAATTGAGCAGTACCGGACTACCCACCGCTGGTGGAGATAAATGGTGGCATATATCAATTTCTGAAGCACAGGGTATAATACTGGCCACATTCATTGGTGGAAAAAATACGGTGATAAATAACCAGACCGGGGCTGAAATTCTAGGTTACGTGCCTCAAAGTGTGAATATTGAGTCTATGGCTGATAAAATAAGAGCATGGGTTCAATTAAAATACACATCCAATGCAGATAAACTCCTGGCAATTATATATTACAACTATCCTCCGGGAAAAGACAACATAGGATCCAGTTATATGAATACCGTGGAGAGTGTTTACAATCTTCTGAATATTTTAAAAAGTGAGGGTTACAATGTTACAGATATACCTAAAAACGAGTCAGCCCTTAGGGAACTGATGCTGGCTGTGGGCATAAATGTAGCTAATTGGGCTCCAGGAGTGCTGGTGAATCTCACGGAAAACCCCAATGTCATATTATATCCCGTGTCAAGTTATCAGGCCTGGTTCTCAAAACTGGACAATTTAACACAGCTCCAGGTAATTGAAGGACCCGTGGCTTATATTGGGGAGTTATGTAAAAAAGCAGTTGATTTAAACTACACTGAGGATATGGCAGAAAAGATAGATGCGTGGTATTCCGAGATCATTGCCCTTTTACCTGAAAACCGTACAGCAGCAGCGACGCCGGTTCTAAACAATATCAAAACAGCTCTGAAAAATTACGTATCCACCAAAAACGCCACCTATTACCAACAGTTTTTAACTTACAAGGCACAGTTTTTTGCATTGAATGTTTCTGGAATGAATGGTTGGGGTAATATACCAGGTAATGTGATGGTGGTTAAAAAGAATGGTGTTGATTATTTTGTAATCCCTGGATTGAAGTTCGGGAACATATTCATAGGCCCTGAACCTCAACGTGGATGGGAGGCAGATGCAGATAAGCTATACCACAGCAGTGCAGTAGCCCCTCCACACCAGTACCTGGCATACTTTGCCTACTTGCAGGAACAGGGCACCTCTGCCATGATATTCATGGGAAGACACGCTACTCACGAATGGTTACCTGGAAAAGAAACCATTCTCGCCACCTATGATCTACCAAGCGTGGTAACTGGTAGCATTCCCCAAATATATTTCTATATCTCTGATGGTCTGGCTGAAGGAATACAAGCAAAAAGAAGAGGTTTTGCTGTAATGATATCTCACCTAACACCACCAATGACTTTCACTGCACTCTATGGAGATTTAGGAAAACTATCCACTTTGGTAAGTGATTATGACGGCGCTAATGCCACAGTAAGACAAGATATATTGACCCAGATTGCACAGATAATCAAGAAAAATAGTTATAACATGGGAAACACCACGGTTTTGACAGGAGACGCATTGATTGCTGCTGTGGAATCATATTTATATGATATTCAAAGCACCCTTTACCCTTATGGTCTTCATGCCATTGGTTCACCATGGACTGATGAAGAAATCGCTCTTTTGGTGACATCCATGTTATCTGTGGATACAGAATACCTCACCGGAGGCGGAACCACTTCTCTGTTTAATGAAGTGGCTAAGATATTGAAAGGGAAAAATTATACTGATTTAACGGCTGCTGAAAAACAGACTGTTCAACAGAAATCTATAAGCATCGTTACTTCCCTGATTAAATGGGACGTGACAACAGTTGCCACTCTTTTAACCACCAGCCCCAGCGCCAATCTCAAGGCCATCCTGCTTAAAGGAAAAGAATATATTAAAGCAGTAAACGATAGTGTGTCTAATGAAATTAACAGCCTTTTAGATGCCTTAAATGGAGGTTACGTATCTCCTGGATCTGGAGGAGACCCTATAAGTAATCCTGATGTTTTACCAACAGGAACCAATTTCTTCGATGATCAATCATCTGAGATACCTACTAAAGAAGCATATGAGTATGCTAAAACCCTGGCCTTACTGGCCATGGCCAATATGAATGATGATATGGAAAAAATCGCTCTGGGCATATGGTGTGTGGAAACTGCCCGGGACGACGGTGCACTGGTGGCCATGGTATTGTATTTCCTGGGAATGGAACCACAGTGGTCCAGTTCACCCAGTGCAGGGGTTAATGGACATATACTTAACACCATGCCCAAATACGTGGAATTATCCAATCTGATTCGGCCAAGTGGCTGGGAAAAGAAAAGAATAGATGTGGTAATCATCACCAGTGGATTATTCAGAGACCTTTACTCCAGACAGGCCATACTTCTGGATAATGCATTCCGGGTGGCTCTGGCCAGATCTTATTATACCATCATTAACAACAATACCCTTAAAAATCTGAATGTGAAAACCGCTTTAGATAAGATAATGGATGGTATTGGATATTATGGTCTGGGCAGTGAAGAATTAAGTCAAAATTATGTAGCAAAACACTGGGTGGAAGACTTCATTTATTATCTGTCTTTAAATATGACTCCGGAGTACGCTGGTGAAATGGCCATCTCCCGCATATTCGCTCCACCTGAAGGCGATTATGGTGCAGGAATTGCTAAGGCCGCTTCACTGAGCTGGACCTGGGAAGAAAGGATGGAAGTGGCGGAGTACTATCTTAAACGAATGGGACATATTTACACTAAAAATAACTGGGGGGTAACCAATCCGGCAGTATTTGCCCGAGCCCTTAGCGGAATAGATACCATGTTCGCCAGTAGGAACACCAACCTTTATGGTGTCCTGGATAACGATGACTTCTTCGACTACTGGGGAGGTCTTTCCATGGCCCTGGAGAAAGTTAATGGTAAAGTACCCAACTTCTATGTACTGGATTATGCCAACAAGAACAATGCCAAAACCTTAACCATAGAACAATACATTAACCGGGAATTAGTAACCAGGGAATTCAATCCCAGCTACATCAAAGCCATGATGAACGAGGGTTACGACGGTGCCCGGTACTTCTCTAAATTCATGAAAAACCTTAAAGGGTGGGCTACTACCAGACCAAGCGCAGTATTGAATGATTACTGGAATAATGTGGTGGATATCTATATCAAAGATAAATACAATATAGGAGTTAACCAATTCCTTAACAGCGCTGACAACACCTACGCTCTTATCAGTATGACTGGTACGCTGCTGGAAATGGCTTATAAAGGTATCTGGAAAACCGATGTAAATACCCTGAAATTGGTGGCTAATCAATGGGCTCAAGCAGCCATAAATAATGGTGTGGCCTGTTGTGACTGCAGCTGCGGTAACCTGGCCATGATGGAGTGGGCTTCACAATTTATAAACCCTAATATTTTGGCTCAATTCAAAAGCACCATTTATGCTGCAACGCAATCAGCCAGTTTTGCCCCAAGCCCCACACCTAACCCCTCTCAAGGTGGATCACCATCATCTGGAAGTTCAACTCCTCAAAGTAGTGAGTCTGGTTCCAGCAGCTCTGATTCGTCTTCCAGTGCCAGTGAATCTGGTTCTGCTGGTTCAGATTCCAACCAGGAAAAAGTAGACGAATCTCAGACAACTCCAGGTGAGAGTGGTGAGAAGGCATACGAAGTTAGTGAATCCAGTTCAGGAGCATCAACCAAATCAGATATGCCAATTTATGCCATTTTAGGTTTAGTATGTTTAATTGGCCTATTTGGTGCAGGTTACTACTTCGGCCCTAGAAAGAATAATTAATTCTTTTTTAGGGTAATTTTTTATTTTTTTGAAGTTGAAAATTTTTCTTGGAGATATCTAATTCATTAACAAAAACAAGGCAAATAAGCTTAATCATCTATCTCCTTAATTATTCTATTTATTCTTTCTAAGAAATTTTTTTGCATCGATAAATATTGATTTTGCCTATTCTTGAGATCCTTTAAGTAGTTATAGTTTTATTTAAAATAGAATCATAAACAATTAAATGTAAAATAATCCAATATTCTTTTAATTAATAAAATTTATTTTAATAGTTCACGGTGTAAAATGATATCCTTAATCTGTGTTTACAATAATAAAGAATATTTAGATGAGATTCTGCTTAAAAGTCTTAAAAAGCAGGATAATTTTGAATTTATCCCTGTGGATAATAATACCCACGACACGTTTACTTCGGCATCTTCTGCCTTAAACCATGGATCTTTAAAGGCAAAAGGAAAATATTTAATGTTCGTCCATCAGGATGTGGAATTTTTAGAGGAATATTCATTTAAATTATTAGAAGAACAATTAGATAATCTAAACAATTTAGGTATGGCTGGAGTTGCTGGAAAATCAGGAAAATCCCGGGAAGTTTTGACCAATATTTTGCATGGAATACCACCAGCCCCCGCAGGTAAACATAAAATAAACGAACCGGAAAAAGTAGAAACAATAGATGAGTGTTTGATGATTGTCCCTAGAGAACTATTTGAAAAAATTCAATTTGATGAGGAGGTCTGTAGTGGATGGCACCTTTATGGTGTTGATTATTGTTTAACTCTTAAAAATTTAAATTACAATAATTATGTCCTTCCTTTAACCGTCCACCACCATTCCAATGCATCATCCTATAATGAAGAGTATTTCCATACTTTAAAGAAGCTCTTTAAAAAGCACAGCAATGAATCAACCATTTACACTACCATGAATAACTGGCACAGTAACTACCCCTTACTTCTTCAGAGGTTTTTAGACAGCCCTCTGTGGACTTTAAAACAATTTTTAAAAAGATTAACATGATGCCCACCATCACCCTAATCATATTGAACTGGAACAACTGGAAAGACACTGTTGAGTGTTTAGAATCAGTTTATAATATTAACTACCCTGAATTTAAGGTGATAGTTGTTGACAATGGCTCTGAAGATGAGTCTATTGAAAAAATAAAAGAATATTGCGAAGGCAAATTAAAAGTTAAGTCAAAATTCTTCAAATACAATCCTGAATCGAAAACAATAGATATCCAGGAATACCCTAAAGAATCTTCTTCACCGAATAATCCCCAACAACTCATTATAATAGCAAATGATGATAATTATGGTTTTGCCGGTGGAAATAATATTGGTATGAAGTTCGTATTGGATAATATACCATCAGAATATGTTCTACTTTTAAACAATGACACTGTGGTGGATAAAGACTTATTAAACCACCTGGTTGAACCGGTACTTGAAGACCCGGCAATCGGTTTTGTTGGTCCTGCAGTTTTATATTATGATTATAAAGGAAGTAAGAATACTATTAATTTTGCTGGCGGTAAATACAACCCCTGGACGGGGCATGTTTCCCATATGGAACTTAAAAAAGAATATACGTCTAATCTAAAATCAAAGTACGTGGACTATTTAGAAGCATCCTGCGTTTTAGTGAAAACAGAGATGATTAAAAAGATTGGTATGCTCAATACCCAGTATTTTCTCTACTGGGAGGATAATGAGTGGTGTATGAGAGGATTAAGAGCAGGTTATAAATGTTACTTCCAGTCAAAAGCAAAAATTTGGCATAAGATCTCTGTTTCCAGCCCACATCACAATAAAATTTATTACATGGGCCGTAACAAGTTTTGGTTTATAAAAGAATACTCCACTAAACTCCAGTTAGTCTTATCTGTAATCTATTTCATATTTCTCGAATTTATCCCTTTTTCATTTTACTACGGGGTTTACACTGCCTGGTATCCTGAGTTTATTAAGTGTTATTTTAAGGGAGCAATTAAAGGTCTTAAAACAAATCAAAAAGAATAAGCTTCTTTTAACCTTTTCTCCATAATATTCCAATCATACTTTTCTATATAGGCCCTGCGGGCATTTCTCCCTAACCTCATCCTATACTCTTCATCGTCCCTTAATCTCACTAAAACTTTCTTTAATGAATCAACATCAGCGTAGGGTACCGTTTCCCCGCACTCTTCTTTTTTTATTATTCTGCTGATGCCCATTTCCTTATTCACAATAATGGGTTTACCACACATCATGGCCTCAAATACCTTGTTGGGACTGTCATATTTTGCTCTTGGGATTTTAGGGTCTAAGAATCTGAATAATAAATCCGATTCAATAGTTCTATCTAAAATATCCTCATAGGTAGGGAGCCATCCCATGTAATATATTTTACCCTCTTCATCCGAGGAATATTCTTTAAAATCCTCTGCATCAGGACCAGAACCTCCGATTAATAGTTTAACATTATCCAGTCCTTCAACGGCTTCCACCATATAATTTATTCCCCTTTGTTTGAGGATTCCTCCGCCGTAGAATATCTTTAAATTATCACCAGAGGGTCTTTCAATGTTCTCCAATATATCAGGAGGTGAATTATAAATATAGACCACATTATTCACTTTTGCCCCTTTCACTTCCGAGTATCTGTTTTCATCAGTTAAAAATAGGGTATCTGTAAACCCAATCCCCCATTTTTCAACTGCAGATACGATTTTTCTAACCAGTTTACTTAAAAAGTAGGGTTTCATATCCGGGAAGTTATTGGCATAGAAGTCGTAAATGGTGTAAAACAGTTTATTGCCCTTTAATAATTTTGCAATTATAGATGGATACAGTGTATCTAAATCGCAGCTATGAACCACATCATAGTCGTGTTTTAATAAAAACATTAATTCATATATCCACCACAAGGGGAGATATAGTAATGCGGTGAATGTGTCGTAGGGTGCATTTAAACCGAATTTGTGAATTGTATAGGGATATTTATCATTTAAGTTATTTTGACGATCCCATACCAGTAAGTTCACCTCAAATCCCTGTTTATGGAGTGAGTCTGCTGTTTTAAATACAGCTGAATCAGTGGTTTTTGAGCGAATAAGTAATAATCTCATGTTTTTCATCCGAATCTTTTTAAAAATTTATAATTTATTCTGTAAATTACATTGAAGATCTTTCGCATGGCCTTGTCAAACACATTTAGACTTAACTGTTCCACAGGAACCTCACTATCTAATGATATATCACCACAGCCCAATCTTTCAACTTCTGCATTTAATCCGTCTCTTGATCCTTTAATCTTGTATTTAATACCAGAAACTCCATTTAATACAGCGTACCCCGTGCTCAGTATCTCACTTAAGAGTAAAGATGGTAGGATGATTATTCTCTCTTTAATGTTAAAGTATTTTCTAAGTATAATGTATCTTCCTTTTTCCAGGTGGTATATCTTCTCAGGTGATACATTTAGTTGGTAGTCGTGACATATTTTAGAATCAGTTATTAAATAAATAGAATACCCCATTGATCCGGCTCTCCATGAGAATTCAACGTCTTCCATGTAGACCAGGAAATTGCTATCAAAGCCACCTATCTTATCATAGTCTTTTCTTTTCATGGCAAAGCAAGCCCCAGATATGGCATTAATTTTCTCATTTTCCACGTGAAGATCACTACTTTCGCCTAAACCCCTGGTGAAGGCCAGACCTGTGAAATGCAGTATGTTTCCACAGGTGTTCACATCACCACCATCGTAGAATAGTATTTTAGGAGTGGTAACTATATTAGATTCCTGAGTTAATGGCTGTACCAGTTTTTCCAGCGAATCTTTGAAGACTTTTGTATCTGGATTTAAAATTACTAAAAA
The nucleotide sequence above comes from Methanobacterium alcaliphilum. Encoded proteins:
- a CDS encoding DUF3344 domain-containing protein, translating into MLVLSGAASAETLPQNDTQNGTVSGGLYIDADQPVPWTDQESSVPSREFNKTYDIPNYTDIQWARVYVNVYGGSATNSYGLNTTTKLDGNGDGTYETTLGQEEMNIAAGTNGTVYWLNDHCTKVYSDYLVWYDVTDYITCTNPSLYVKTEAIDGYNFDGRLKLMALVVAYNDGDTDRIHYWVNAGQDWINAASSPSTTLFNTSTVTADIANATLYNVALSSKDGGYSFNGQNLTSADPVSPVNFFEYHQWDVTSNVTPGVNSNLQYSLTTGSSFKSVLAALVVKEAANYDINVTNVAFNTGASSDHQQLFANEPNNITVTLKNNGLDAVGAFNIRLTVDGHIETIRVDGLAAGATTTVTFTGYAPTTTGEVSINIFADSDSEIPETNETNNIFNMLRTVFYNGYKGTRYTNGSDMETQKIFEGQYDLIYSTGTSKYVSTGWTNPCVVQWTPANYTIPAGATITQVRLYQSYTWNPSTQAPDFIVNFNGVNVDPIAHYSDTKGYGNYDYPSGYYVYDVTSQFNVLGNTMLVLKGNQTTPSLYGGYIVIIYEDPNTTTKKIWINEGSDLLRSTPSYCTNDTEATAYANFNNVSTGGLNTAKLIAILASAGDADKSKFYFNDQEYTGFWADYLTSPQIGFSNYDVTAALLNGSNVAGMQSYYNNGDGDNMFAMSNILITSYDTPVASFTANATDVPASSSIQFTDSSTGDISSWVWDFNNDGIPDSTDQNPVFTYDTPGIYTVKLVVTGNGGSNAMTKNSYIVVRDVTAPTVQANVKGGSYNTNKVVTLTMNEAGNIYYTLDGSTPTQTSKRYTAPITMTSSATLKFIAYDEAGNPSTVVSEKYVIDKTAPKVVSSNPKTKATKVSRTSALYIKFSKNIKASVNWSKVYVKNLKTGKKIKISKALSGSLLKIKTSLRSKNTSYAIYIPASAVRDILGNKLAKGITIRFKTK
- a CDS encoding cobaltochelatase subunit CobN, encoding MIILILIFLGSGTVFAGNSGDPLNTTQNGTVSGGVYTDSYYGFNESSQSSGSSNIVTKDFMDLPQNATVKWAQLSVVIYSGSQTANYSGYANVSFNDHQIGYEHLSSSYTMNTTALWLNDHVNRVSSDYLMFYDVTDLVKTQNTATVITTPTGSFDGRIKLINLVVAYDDGDTDEIFYWINFGHEALNTTIGTTYFNGTIAGEIKDANLTVVHLASNDGKYLFNGNNIPAGSPQGTYSGSNTWNVTDYCINTPVNILNYNNLDGFFYKIMMSILTVKYEAPATNDPDLKIPSIETSQLLLNQPSQVLVNIFNSGNSSASSFYVKLFDGATEIGSKLISNLDAWSSTSVSFNWTPDSAGYHNLKAIVDTENTVDESNETNNQLTLQVLVEKLRPDLTVLNLTLPSSSSVNTTYNITTVIANTGLNQSASFLVKLFDNGQEVGSQSINNLNVNENRTLTFSWKPNTIGSHILKIVIDPLNVINETNKTNNELSQSILVKEAGKIVVFLISDTTGTNILNTAALEILSEYPERFIIQIRSNSQVGNMTDSELVSYLSSCDVFIGEWLSTSVGTKLLSILKSQPALANKSVFLILEPPVSSLSESVELMKYSTINGVKLLSSYNTTQLTNYYNKTSRGTEYSDVLSYINSCGFPSLYNQATLYKDLNDKDNLKNQILWALNLAGAEVTYLNPTYSIGKQDYGIYRHKWYVKWDSTTNQYVMDLESYMADYFVSGRPCVGLIESTMYLESEMLQPYYEIIEALEAKGLNVIPVLAAGGSSTQLKVMLQAFTNATDVVAFVNNTSNYLIRVDAVIEMPAYGLGGDNFTSTTDFFNALNVPIIRAIHSDSITNEQWELSSTGLPTAGGDKWWHISISEAQGIILATFIGGKNTVINNQTGAEILGYVPQSVNIESMADKIRAWVQLKYTSNADKLLAIIYYNYPPGKDNIGSSYMNTVESVYNLLNILKSEGYNVTDIPKNESALRELMLAVGINVANWAPGVLVNLTENPNVILYPVSSYQAWFSKLDNLTQLQVIEGPVAYIGELCKKAVDLNYTEDMAEKIDAWYSEIIALLPENRTAAATPVLNNIKTALKNYVSTKNATYYQQFLTYKAQFFALNVSGMNGWGNIPGNVMVVKKNGVDYFVIPGLKFGNIFIGPEPQRGWEADADKLYHSSAVAPPHQYLAYFAYLQEQGTSAMIFMGRHATHEWLPGKETILATYDLPSVVTGSIPQIYFYISDGLAEGIQAKRRGFAVMISHLTPPMTFTALYGDLGKLSTLVSDYDGANATVRQDILTQIAQIIKKNSYNMGNTTVLTGDALIAAVESYLYDIQSTLYPYGLHAIGSPWTDEEIALLVTSMLSVDTEYLTGGGTTSLFNEVAKILKGKNYTDLTAAEKQTVQQKSISIVTSLIKWDVTTVATLLTTSPSANLKAILLKGKEYIKAVNDSVSNEINSLLDALNGGYVSPGSGGDPISNPDVLPTGTNFFDDQSSEIPTKEAYEYAKTLALLAMANMNDDMEKIALGIWCVETARDDGALVAMVLYFLGMEPQWSSSPSAGVNGHILNTMPKYVELSNLIRPSGWEKKRIDVVIITSGLFRDLYSRQAILLDNAFRVALARSYYTIINNNTLKNLNVKTALDKIMDGIGYYGLGSEELSQNYVAKHWVEDFIYYLSLNMTPEYAGEMAISRIFAPPEGDYGAGIAKAASLSWTWEERMEVAEYYLKRMGHIYTKNNWGVTNPAVFARALSGIDTMFASRNTNLYGVLDNDDFFDYWGGLSMALEKVNGKVPNFYVLDYANKNNAKTLTIEQYINRELVTREFNPSYIKAMMNEGYDGARYFSKFMKNLKGWATTRPSAVLNDYWNNVVDIYIKDKYNIGVNQFLNSADNTYALISMTGTLLEMAYKGIWKTDVNTLKLVANQWAQAAINNGVACCDCSCGNLAMMEWASQFINPNILAQFKSTIYAATQSASFAPSPTPNPSQGGSPSSGSSTPQSSESGSSSSDSSSSASESGSAGSDSNQEKVDESQTTPGESGEKAYEVSESSSGASTKSDMPIYAILGLVCLIGLFGAGYYFGPRKNN
- a CDS encoding glycosyltransferase, which produces MISLICVYNNKEYLDEILLKSLKKQDNFEFIPVDNNTHDTFTSASSALNHGSLKAKGKYLMFVHQDVEFLEEYSFKLLEEQLDNLNNLGMAGVAGKSGKSREVLTNILHGIPPAPAGKHKINEPEKVETIDECLMIVPRELFEKIQFDEEVCSGWHLYGVDYCLTLKNLNYNNYVLPLTVHHHSNASSYNEEYFHTLKKLFKKHSNESTIYTTMNNWHSNYPLLLQRFLDSPLWTLKQFLKRLT
- a CDS encoding glycosyltransferase family 2 protein, whose product is MMPTITLIILNWNNWKDTVECLESVYNINYPEFKVIVVDNGSEDESIEKIKEYCEGKLKVKSKFFKYNPESKTIDIQEYPKESSSPNNPQQLIIIANDDNYGFAGGNNIGMKFVLDNIPSEYVLLLNNDTVVDKDLLNHLVEPVLEDPAIGFVGPAVLYYDYKGSKNTINFAGGKYNPWTGHVSHMELKKEYTSNLKSKYVDYLEASCVLVKTEMIKKIGMLNTQYFLYWEDNEWCMRGLRAGYKCYFQSKAKIWHKISVSSPHHNKIYYMGRNKFWFIKEYSTKLQLVLSVIYFIFLEFIPFSFYYGVYTAWYPEFIKCYFKGAIKGLKTNQKE